One Theropithecus gelada isolate Dixy chromosome 18, Tgel_1.0, whole genome shotgun sequence DNA segment encodes these proteins:
- the SLC25A52 gene encoding solute carrier family 25 member 52 — translation MKKILSNVMDSEAHEKRPPVLTSSKQDISPHITNDGEMKHYLCGCCAAFNNVAITYPIQKVLFRQQLYGIQTRDAILQLRRDGFRNLYRGILPPLMQKTTTLSLMFGLYEDLSCLLHKHVSAPEFATRGVAAVLAGTTEAIFTPLERVQTLLQDHKHHDKFSNTYQAFKALKCYGIGEYYRGLVPILFRNGLSNVLFFGLRGPIKEHLPTATTPSAHFVNDFISGGLLGAMLGFLIFPINVVKTRIQSQIGGEFQSFPKVFQKIWLERDRKLINLFRGAHLNYHRSIISWGIINATYEFLLKVI, via the coding sequence ATGAAAAAGATCTTAAGCAACGTGATGGATTCAGAAGCTCATGAAAAGAGGCCACCAGTACTTACATCTTCAAAACAAGATATATCACCTCATATTACAAATGATGGTGAAATGAAGCATTACTTGTGTGGCTGCTGCGCAGCCTTCAACAACGTCGCAATCACATATCCCATTCAGAAGGTCCTCTTTCGACAGCAGCTGTATGGCATCCAAACCCGGGATGCAATACTTCAGTTGAGAAGGGATGGATTTCGAAATTTGTATCGTGGAATCCTTCCCCCATTGATGCAGAAGACAACTACACTTTCACTTATGTTTGGTCTGTATGAGGATTTATCCTGCCTTCTCCACAAGCATGTCAGTGCTCCAGAGTTTGCAACCCGTGGTGTGGCGGCAGTGCTTGCAGGGACAACAGAAGCAATTTTCACTCCACTGGAAAGAGTTCAGACATTGCTTCAAGACCACAAGCATCATGACAAATTTTCCAACACTTATCAGGCTTTCAAGGCCCTGAAATGTTATGGAATTGGAGAGTATTATCGAGGCTTGGTGCCCATTCTTTTCCGGAATGGACTCAGCAATGTCTTGTTTTTTGGCCTTCGAGGTCCCATTAAGGAGCATCTGCCTACCGCAACGACTCCCAGTGCTCATTTTGTCAATGATTTTATCAGTGGAGGTCTATTGGGTGCCATGTTGGGATTCTTGATTTTTCCAATTAATGTTGTAAAAACTCGCATACAGTCTCAGATTGGTGGGGAATTTCAGTCTTTCCCCAAGGTTTTCCAAAAAATCTGGCTGGAACGGGACAGAAAACTGATAAATCTTTTCAGAGGTGCTCATCTGAATTACCATCGGTCCATTATCTCTTGGGGCATAATCAATGCAACTTACGAGTTCTTGTTAAAGGTTATATGA